Proteins encoded by one window of Thunnus thynnus chromosome 3, fThuThy2.1, whole genome shotgun sequence:
- the pdia2 gene encoding protein disulfide-isomerase A2 has protein sequence MRTRTLVSIALLGLLLWASCIQADDTDDDPQTESQEDTSKEETPGESVEEEDDDDESEEAPKKEKTTEIEEEKDVMVLHIYNFARALSENQYLLVEFYAPWCGHCKQLEPLYAEAAEKLKKEEPAMGLAKVDATEEKELAEEFDIGSFPTLKLFINGDREHPVDFTGKRSVEGIIQWLKRRTGPGASVLDTADSAAQFIDTHNISVVGFFDSLESEAAKVFKEVVMDMTDVEFAMTATPEVFQKYEVKDDAVVLFKKFDDGRADFALSEEGELDKSNLTAFIKQNSLALIIPFSQKTADKIFTSKITLHNLMFINSTVERQTALVEEFRTVAKEFKGKMLFITIDVTEDLAHVLTYFGVSADEAPTVRIINMETGKKFTIAAGDLSTNSLRQLCQEVVDGTAKPYYRTQKIPEDWNKGPVKVLVGENFESVALDQTKNVFVEFYAPWCGHCKELTPIWEQLGEKYDDHDDIIIAKMDATANEVESIDIQGFPTLKYFPAGGKEVVDYTGKRDLETMSKFLDDGGVLPKEESDEDDEDDEDEDDDDAGDAGDDDDDESEEADESSEVPTNTTSKDEL, from the exons ATGAGGACGCGCACGCTTGTATCCATAGCTCTGCTGGGCCTGCTGCTGTGGGCCTCCTGCATCCAGGCCGACGACACAGACGATGACCCGCAGACAGAATCACAAGAAGACACATCAAAGGAAGAGACACCAGGAGAGtcggtggaggaggaggacgacgaCGATGAATCCGAAGAGGCgccaaagaaagagaaaacaaccgagatagaggaagagaaagatgtGATGGTTCTCCACATCTACAACTTTGCCAGAGCTCTCAGCGAGAACCAGTATTTATTGGTGGAGTTCT atgctcCATGGTGTGGCCACTGCAAGCAGCTGGAGCCTCTTTATGCCGAGGCTGCAGAGAAGCTGAAGAAGGAGGAACCAGCGATGGGTTTGGCCAAAGTGGACGctacagaggagaaggagcTGGCTGAGGAGTTTGACATCGGAAGCTTCCCTACTCTGAAACTGTTCATCAACGGAGACCGCGAGCATCCGGTCGATTTCAccg GTAAGAGGTCAGTAGAGGGAATAATCCAGTGGTTGAAGCGTCGTACAGGACCCGGTGCTTCAGTCCTCGACACTGCAGACTCTGCAGCTCAGTTCATCGATACCCATAATATCTCTGTTGTAGGATTCTTTGAT AGTCTTGAAAGTGAGGCTGCTAAGGTGTTCAAAGAGGTTGTGATGGATATGACTGACGTGGAGTTTGCCATGACAGCAACTCCTGAGGTTTTCCAAAAGTATGAAGTGAAAGACGACGCAGTGGTGCTCTTTAAAAAG tTTGATGACGGCAGAGCAGACTTCGCGTTGTCAGAAGAAGGGGAGTTGGACAAAAGCAATCTGACTGCCTTCATCAAGCAGAACAGTCTGGCGCTCATCATCCCGTTCAGTCAGAAG acgGCAGATAAGATCTTCACCTCCAAAATCACCCTGCACAACCTGATGTTCATCAACTCCACCGTGGAGCGGCAGACAGCCCTGGTGGAGGAATTCAGGACTGTTGCCAAGGAGTTCAAGGGCAAG ATGCTGTTCATTACGATCGACGTGACAGAAGATCTGGCTCATGTGTTGACGTACTTCGGCGTGTCCGCGGATGAAGCCCCTACTGTACGCATCATCAACATGGAGACAGGGAAGAAATTCACCATCGCCGCCGGGGATCTCTCAACTAATTCACTGCGACAGCTGTGTCAGGAGGTCGTTGACGGCACTGccaag CCCTACTATCGGACTCAGAAGATCCCGGAGGACTGGAATAAAGGCCCCGTCAAAGTACTGGTGGGAGAGAATTTTGAGTCTGTTGCTCTGGACCAGACCAAGAACGTCTTTGTGGAGTTTT atgctcCATGGTGTGGACACTGTAAGGAGCTGACTCCCATCTGGGAACAGCTGGGTGAAAAGTACGACGaccatgatgacatcatcatagCCAAGATGGACGCCACAGCCAATGAGGTGGAGTCTATTGACATTCAAGGATTCCCCACGCTCAAATACTTCCCAGCTGGTGGCAAAGAG GTGGTCGACTACACTGGAAAAAGGGATCTGGAGACCATGTCAAAGTTCCTGGACGATGGAGGAGTGTTGCCCAAGGAGGAAAGTGATGAAGATGACGAAGATGATGAAGACGAGGACGATGACGACGCTGGGGACGctggagatgatgatgatgatgagagcgag GAGGCCGATGAGTCTTCAGAGGTACCGACCAACACAACATCTAAAGATGAGCTGTGA